Genomic DNA from Alkalihalobacterium alkalinitrilicum:
ATTGGTTGTAATGATTTAGAGTTCTTTTTTTCTGTTTTTTGGACAGTTTCGATCTTTATAATTATCCCATTGGTCATTCCTATTTTTGTTATGTCATACTTATTGTTTAAAAATTGAAATTGTAGTAAAATTATAATCATAAAAATATTGTGATAGATTTATAAAAATATAACAAAGTTAAGCTGAAGTCACCCTGTTCTTCGTAAAATTCGTACAACTAAAAGTGCATACACCTTTAGTTTGAAATTGTTATCGACGAGAACGGACGTCTTCCGCTTTTCACTAGGGGAGGAAAAAAGGTTGACGCATTCTGAATATGAGGTTGTTGTTGAGACCAAACACAGTCATTTAAATAATGTCGAACTTCTTGGGTATATGGATGAAGCTCGTTTTGATTGGTATATGTATTGTATTTCGCTTGGTGTTGAAGCACTTGTTGTTCATATGAGTACTGATTTTAAGAAAGAAGTGTTCAATCATGATAAAATATTAATTCGGACTTGGATTGAACGAGTCGGAAATACGAGCATCGCATTGCAGCAAAAAGTAGTAAGTGAACAAAACGCTCATATTGCATCTGCACAAGTTATATTAGCAACAGTGGATAGACAAACGAGACAAAAAGTTACTGTTCCACAAGAAGTTCGTGATTTACTTGTGCAACAAGGGGTTTTGGATTTAAACCTTTTAAAGCTTAATAGTAGTTTTAGTTCATAGTAGATATAGTCTCAGGAAACGAGCCAAAAGCAGGAGTGTTAAAATTTTTTAATTGTTCAGGGCAATGTTTTAGCAATCTTGGGCTTCCGAATGGGAGTCCTTTTTGTATGTTTTCGAGTTGATCGATACTATGATTTTTAAAATAATACAAAAATTTAACAAAAATAAAATTTCATTTTTGTTAAAAGATGGTACAATTATTTTTAAAAAACAGGAAATTATTTCCTGTAAATCGATAAGGAGTACTAGCGATGTGGATAAAAACTTTTAAGATCTTATTGTATGTTGGCATTATGTTTTTGGTAGGTTATTATTATGGTGCTTTGACGAAAGGTACTGTATTTGATAACTTTTTCATAATGCTGCTTTCTTTTTTTATTTTGATATTTGTATTTGAATGGTTATGGAGTCTTTTGAAACGGAAAGATCATTCAGAAAAAAATAACCCAGATGAAGAGAATGAACAGTATATGGCTGAGGTTCAACAAGCCGTTAAAAAAGAGTGGACCATTCCCTATCGAAATCATATTATTCTAGTAAAAAATGAAATGAACAAAGAGCAATTGTATATTAATGAAAAGTTAGTGGACGAAAGTGTACGTAAACGTTGGTACGAATGGTTGTGGTCGTATCATCGATTAAACGGGACACTAGAGGACAATGGCAATCAAAAGAAGATCAAAGTAAAAATTGGCGGTGTGAAAAACTTAGTATGTAAAGTTTTCGTTGATGACGAACTAATATTAAAAGATAAACTAAAGTTTAATCTATTTATGGAGAAAATCGAGAGCGACGAGAAAAATGAAAATAATAATCTGAAATCGTAGAGTAGATCGTCTTAAGGACGGTCTATTTACGTTTACACAAAATAATTTAAATGATAATAAAAATATCGCCGATTCCATTTTAACTGACGATTCAAATTTTTATCCCGATTAACTGGCGCTAAGACTCCCACTTCAAGGCTTTGAGGCAACAAGAAAGACTAAGTGGGAGATAAGCGCCAGTAACAACTAAATGAACACAGACTAAATGCCCACGTCCTGTAGCAACGTATGTGTGACCCACATCGTGTAGGCCTCAACCATCAGTGGGGGATGAAAGAACCCCCACTGAATGAAGTTTCACTTAATGTATTGGACTGTACGGCTCAACTTTTCACATGCGAATATTAAAAAGAATTGAGGGTTTGCAATGAAAAAAACGACGATATATAAGACTGCGATAGGGAAAAAAAGAATACTTGACTCTTATGAAGATTACTTAAAAACCCTTCCTGTTGATTTTGATAGATGTTATGTTCAAACACGGTTCGGAACAACACATACTTTAATCACTGGCCCTACTGATGGTAAGCCTGTTTTTATTTTTCAAGGTGGAAATTGTATTAATCCGATGACTTTATCGTGGTTTGCTGACATATGGAAAAGTTATAGAATTTATGCTCCTGATACAATTGGACACCCTGGATATAGTGATGAAACCCGAATTTCAGCGAGTGATAATAGCTTTGCATTATGGATTTCTGATTTAATGGAAGAGTTTAAAATTCAAAAGAGTGCATTTATTGGCCCTTCTTATGGTGCTGGTATTATTTTGCGTCTTGCTACATTTTTACCTGAAAAAAGTAGCTTGTTCAATATTAGTGGCATGCGAGTCTTATGACATGGGGCATTTTCCTTCAACCGAAAGACTTGGCCAAATAAATGCTGATATTATAAAGTTTTTAAATACTCACTATTAATAGGGCGAGTTCCTCTCCAAGGGTAAAAGTGGAGGAGCTGGCCCCTTTTTTTATTGAAATTTATCTAATCGAGAGAAAAATTGTTTCACAAACTCATAAAATACTTTTTCAGTAGGAGCGAGGTCTCGATTTTTAGGGGTAATAATACCGACAGTCCGTTTAACTTCAGGTGATGAAATGGAGATTTTTACAGTTAACCTCGATTCCCTATCGTAAAAAGTACCATCGGGTAGGAGGCTAACACCGATACCTGCTGAGACAAGTCCTTTAATTGCATCCATATCCTCTCCCTCTGCCGTTATGGTAGGGGTGAAACCTGCCCTTTTGCAAGCATCGATTGCGATATCATGTAAAATATATCCTTTTGGATAAAGGACGAAATTGTCGGATCGTAAATCGCTTAGGTGTACGTTTTTCTGATCAGCGAGTCGATGATTGGCAGGGACGATTAGAGAAATACTTTCAGAAAATAAAATATCTGAAGAAATTTCAACATCGTTAGTTGGAGCTGGGCCAAGAAAAGCCAAATCAATATCACCATTTTTAACAGATTCAATTAATAAAGCATAAGACCCTTGACGTAAGTGATATGAAATATTCGGTTGATTCGCTTTAAAAGCTGAAATGACAGTTGGAAGTAAATGATTGGCCAGGCTCGTTGGATATCCTATTTTGATCGTCCCTTTTTCAGGATCTAAATACTCATCCACTTTTTCTTTTGCATAATCGATCGCTCTAATCGCTTTCTTCGTATGTTGTAAAAAGGTTTTTCCGATTGAAGTTAATTTAATGTTTCGACCTGATCGTTCAAATAATGTGACTCCTAATTCTCCTTCAAGTTTTGATATTTGCAAACTAATGGCCGACTGGGCAACATGAAGGTGTTCAGCCGCTTCAGTAAAGTGCTCACGTTCTGCCACTTCGATAAAATAACGCAATTGTCGTAGCTCCATTGATATCCTCTCCACCTATCTATATTGATTCGAGATTGTTTCTATCTAAATGATATATTGTTTATATCGATTTGAAAACCTAAAATAATACTATACAAAAAATCATTCGTGAAATAAACAAAAGGGGGAGAATATATGACATACAATCGTATACCGAAAGCGCAAGGTCTATATCGACCAGAGTTTGAACATGACGCGTGCGGAATTGGTTTATACGCTCATATTAAAGGAATAGCTACACATGATATTGTAAAAAAAGGTCTTGGTATGCTTTGTCAGTTAGACCATCGTGGAGGACAAGGAAGTGATCCATTAACGGGTGACGGTGCTGGATTGATGGTTCAAATTCCAGATGGATTTTTCAAAAAAGTATGTTCAGAGATGAACTTACCTGAAAAAGGTCGGTACGGAGTAGGGATGTTATTTTTCTCTAATGATGACAAAGAACGGATTGAAATCGAAAAACGTTTGAATGCTATTATTGAGGAAGAGGGACAGACGCTTTTAGGTTGGAGGACAGTTCCTGTCGATAAAACGAAACTTGGAGAAGGCGGTAAAGCAACCTGCCCGACAATCCGCCAAGTGTTTATCGGAGCAAGTAACGATGCCCAGAACAATTTAACGTTTGAACGGAAACTATATGTTATTCGGAAACAAGCAGAACGCTTTGCAAATGAACGTGAAGTACGGTTTTACTTTGCGAGTCTATCAAGCCAAACGATTGTTTACAAAGGTTTGTTAACTCCTGAACAAGTGGATGCTTTTTATTTAGACTTACAGGATAAGAATTTTGTGTCAGCTTTCGCTTTAGTTCATTCTCGTTTTAGTACAAATACATTCCCAAGCTGGGAAAGAGCGCATCCGAACAGATATCTTATTCATAATGGCGAAATCAATACACTTCAAGGGAATGTGAACTGGATGAAAGCTCGTGAGCAGCGGTTTATCTCAGAAGCATTTGGGGAAGATTTACCAAAAGTACTACCAATCTTAGATATAGATGGAAGTGACTCTTCTATTCTCGATAATGCATTAGAGTTTTTTGTGTTGGCTGGACGTAAACCAGCGCATGCTGCGATGATGTTAATTCCAGAGCCGTGGACAGAAAATCCTCATATGTCTAAAGAAAAGAAAGCATTTTATGAGTATCATAGCTGTCTTATGGAGCCGTGGGATGGACCAACTGCAATCTCGTTTACAGACGGAAAACAAATTGGAGCAATATTAGATCGTAATGGTCTTCGTCCCGCAAGATATTATGTGACAAAAGACGATTACATTATCTTCTCCTCTGAAGTCGGTGTCATAGATGTGGAACCGGAAAATGTTGTCTATAAAGATCGATTAAGTCCAGGAAAAATGCTTCTCATTGATTTAGAAGAAGGACGTATCATTTCGGATGAAGAAATTAAGTCTGAAATGGCGAATGCTGAACCGTATCAAAAATGGCTGGATGAGCAATTAGTTAAACTAGATGGTGAGGACAAACTGAATGAACAACCAGTCAATGACTTGTTCATTCGTCAAAAAGCATTCGGTTATACGTATGAAGATGTACAAAAATATTTGATTGCTCTTATAACTGAAGGTAAAGACCCAATTGGTTCAATGGGAAATGATAGTCCACTTGCAGTATTATCTGACCGTCCGCAATCATTGTTCAATTACTTTAAACAAACATTTGCCCAAGTAACGAATCCACCTATTGATTCGATCCGAGAGCAACTTGTAACAGCAACGGTTACTTATTTAGGAGCAGAAGGAAATATCCTTCATTCAAATCAAGAAAACTGTCAACGTATTCAATTAGATACACCTGTTTTAACAAATGGTCAACTTACACAACTAAGAAACACTAAAGACCAAAAGTTCAACAGTAGAACCATCGATACACTCTTTACAACGGATTTAGAGAGTGCGCTTGAGCGAGTTTTTGAAGAAGCGGAAAAAGCGATTCAAGATGGAGTTAGTCTATTAATCTTGTCTGACCGTCAAATGAATCAAGAAAAAGTAGCTATCCCTACATTATTAGTAGGAAGTGCTCTTCATCATTATCTCGTTCGTCAAGGGTTACGGACAAAAGTGAGTTTAATAGCTGAAACAGGAGAAGTAAGAGAAGTTCATCACTTTGCGGCATTAATTGGCTATGGGGTGGATGCGATTAATCCTTACCTCACTTTTGCTACTTACAAAAAAGCCATTGAAGAGGGTAGTTTATCGGTGAGCTACGAAGAAGCAGTGAACAAGTATGTAAAAGGTGTGACAGAAGGCGTCGTTAAAGTCATGTCTAAAATGGGAATTTCAACTGTTCAAAGTTACCGTGGTGCACAAATATTTGAAGCGGTTGGTATCGGTGCTGACGTAATTGACCGCTATTTTACAGGAACTGCATCGCAAATTGGTGGGGTAAACTTAGAAACAATTGCACAAGAAGCGGTCGTTCGTCATGAGAAAGCATACGCTGGTTCATTCGATGAAACGTTAGAATCAGGTAGTGATTTTCAATGGAGAAAAGACGGAGAATTTCACGCGTTTAATCCACACACGATCCATACGCTTCAGTGGGCGTGCCGTAAAGGTGATTATAATTTATATAAAAAGTACTCACAGATGGCGAATGAAGAAAGAATCGGGTTCCTTCGTAATTTATTTGCCTTTGATCCAACTCGAAAGACTTTACCGCTTGAAGAGGTAGAGTCAGTTGATTCAATTGTCCGTCGCTTCAAAACAGGTGCGATGTCATTTGGATCATTAAGTAAAGAAGCGCATGAAACGTTAGCAATTGCAATGAACCGTATTGGCGGAAAAAGTAATAGCGGTGAAGGTGGAGAAGATCCAAACCGTTACTCTCTAGATGAGAATGGAAATAATCGTCGAAGTGGGATCAAACAAATTGCATCAGGTCGCTTCGGTGTAAAAAGCCATTATTTAGTCAATGCAGATGAATTGCAAATTAAAATGGCACAAGGGGCCAAACCAGGAGAAGGTGGACAACTTCCAGGAAACAAAGTATACCCATGGGTTGCTGAAGTTCGAGGTTCAACGCCAGGTGTCGGATTAATTTCACCACCACCACATCATGATATTTACTCGATTGAAGATTTAGCTCAGTTAATTCATGATTTGAAGAATGCGAATCGTGATGCTCGTATTAGTGTGAAGCTGGTTTCAAAAGCTGGTGTCGGAACGATTGCAGCAGGTGTTGCTAAAGGTGCTGCAGACGTTATCGTTATAAGTGGTTATGACGGTGGAACAGGTGCGTCACCAAAAACAAGTATTAAACATACAGGGCTACCTTGGGAGCTAGGTCTTGCTGAAGCTCATCAAACCTTAATGCTGAATGGTTTGCGTGATCGTGTCGTCCTTGAAACTGACGGGAAATTAATGACAGGTAAAGATGTTGTTATGGCGGCGATCCTTGGCGCAGAAGAATATGCATTTGCAACGGCACCACTTGTGGTCTTAGGTTGTGTAATGATGCGTGCCTGTCACTTAGATACATGTCCAGTTGGTGTAGCAACGCAAAACCCTGAGCTTCGTGATAAATTTACAGGTGATCCAGATCATATTGTGAACTATATGCGTTTTGTCGCTGAAGAAGTTCGTGAATTAATGGCTGAACTTGGCTTCAGAACAATGGATGAAATGGTTGGACGTACTGATGTATTAGAAGTGAGTGGACGTGCAAAAGCACATTGGAAAGCGAAGCACTTAGATTTATCGACACTTTTATATCAACCAGAAGGTACTCGTATTCGCGAAAAGGCACAAAACCACAAAATTGATCAGTCATTAGATATTTTAGAAATCCTACCAGCTGTTCAATCAGCCATAGAAAATAACAAGCCAGTAGATGTTTCATTCCCAATTACAAACGTTCAACGTGTCGTTGGTACCATTGTCGGAAGTGAAATTTCAAAACGTTACGGTGAAGAAGGTTTAGCGGAGGATACAATTACACTACGCTTTACAGGTTCTGCTGGTCAAAGCTTTGGTGCGTTTGTACCACGCGGTATGACGCTTCACTTAACAGGTGATGTTAATGATTATATCGGGAAAGGCTTATCTGGTGGTAAGTTAATCGTAAAAGCGCCTAAACAATCTACTTTTAATACAGCTGAAAATGTTATTGCGGGGAATGTAGCATTCATTGGGGCAACGAGTGGGGAAGCGTATATTAACGGTCTTGCTGGAGAGCGATTTGCCGTTCGTAATAGTGGTGTACACGTTGTTGTTGAAGGCATCGGTGACCATGGTTGTGAATATATGACAGGTGGCCGTGTTGTGATCTTAGGTAATGTCGGTAAAAACTTTGGTGCAGGTATGTCAGGCGGGATCGCATACGTATTAGCAGATGACGCTAACGACTTTAAATCACTATGCAATCAAGAAATGATTGAATTTGAAACTTTATCGACTGAAGAAGATGTGAACGAAGTCCGTGAAATGATCTCGAAACATTTAGGATATACAGGAAGTAGTAAAGCGAATGCAATCCTAGAGAATTGGGATCAATATGTTGGGAAATTTGTAAAAGTTATTCCTAAAGACTATAAACGGATGATGAATAGCATTGAGAAACAAAAACAAGCAGGATTAACAGAGAATCAAGCGGTTATGTCGGCATTTCAAGCTAACGCTGCGCAAGAGAAAAAAGCAAAAGTATCTGTGAAAACATTAGAAGCAGTAGTTCAATAGGAAAGGAGAGGGAGACATGGGAAAAGCAACAGGATTTATGGAATATTCACGCCAAAAACCAAAAGAGAAAAATCCAGTCGCGCGATTAAGCGACTGGAAAGAGTATTCTTCAATTTTTTCTAATGATATGTTAAGTCAGCAAGGAGCGCGGTGCATGGATTGCGGCACTCCTTTCTGTCACATGGGAATGGAATTACAAGGAGTGACAACAGGTTGTCCGATCAACAACTTAATTCCTGAGTGGAATGATTTAGTTTACCGCGGAAGATGGAGAGAAGCATTAGAGCGTTTATTGATGACAAACAATTTCCCTGAATTTACAGGGAGAGTTTGTCCAGCTCCTTGTGAAGGCTCTTGTACAGTCGCGATTTCCGACCCAGCAGTTGCTATAAAAAGCATTGAGCGAACGATTATCGATAAAGGGTTTGAAAATGGGTGGATTTCCCCGCGCATTCCAGAAAAACGTACAGGTAAAAAGGTTGCGATTGTTGGTTCAGGTCCAGCTGGTTTAGCTGCAGCCGACATGTTGAATCAACAAGGACATTCAGTGACAGTCTACGAGCGTGCAGATCGTCCAGGTGGTTTACTCATGTACGGAATTCCGAATATGAAGCTTGAAAAAGAAGTCGTTGAACGTCGTATTCATTTATTAACTCAAGAAGGTATCGACTTCGTTACAAACACAGAAATCGGAAAAGATATTACTTCTGAAGAGCTTCGTGAACAGTTCGATTCTGTCATTCTTTGCACAGGAGCACAGAAACAACGTGATCTCGTCATTGAAGGAAGAGAATTAAATGGAATTCACTTTGCGATGGACTATTTAACGGACGTCACAAAAAGCTTACTAAATTCGAATTTAACAGATGGTAAATTCATCGATACGAAAGATAAAGATGTCATCGTGATCGGTGGTGGTGACACTGGTGCGGACTGTGTGGCGACTGCTCTTCGTCAAAATTGCCGCAGCGTTGTCCAATTTGGTAAACATCCTAGATTACCAGGAAAACGCACTTCCGATAATATGTGGCCTGCATATCCTAATGTATTTACTTTAGAATATGCGTATGAGGAGGCTGCAGCTAAATTCGGTGATGACCCACGTCAATATTCAATTCAAACGAAGAAAATCGTTGCCGATGTAAGTGGAAACGTAAAAGAGCTGCACACGATCCAAATGGAAAAACGAAAAGATGAAGACGGTAACTGTTTCTTTCAAGAAATTTCAGGTACAGAAAAAGTATGGCCAGCGCAACACGTATTCATTGCAATTGGATTTGAAGGAACGGAACAACCCTTATTAACACAACTTGGTATCGAAACGAAAAATAATAAAATTGCTGCTGCTTACGGTGATTATAAAACCAATGTTGATGGTGTCTTTGCTGCAGGCGATGCAAGAAGAGGTCAAAGTCTTATCGTTTGGGCGATTAACGAAGGTCGCGAAGTTGCAGCTGTAGTCAATCAATATTTAAACACAGCAGTTGCAAAGTAAATAATGGAGTCAAAACTATTTACTAAAACCAAAAAACTAGGAATCCTTACGTTTCCTAGTTTTTTGGTTTTTTCGTAGTAAGGTAGTATGATGGTAGTTTATCCCGCAACAACTGGCAGTAATACCCCCACTTCAAGACTTCGAGGAAGCAAAGAAGGATAAGTGGGGGATAAACTACCAGTAAAGACTAAATGAACACAGACTAAAGGCGCCACGTCCTGTGGCAACGTCTGTGTGACCCACATCGTGTGGGCCTCAACTAACCATCAGTGGGGGAAGAGGAAAAACCCTCACTGATGGAAGTTTCACTTTATATTTAGAAGATTTTATGGGTGGTTATTAAACTCAGCTGAGATTAATTTGGTCTGATTAGTTATGTAAGCACATCGGCGTTTACGTTTGTAAGGTTGTTAACTAGGAAATGGTATAATATTGTAATAGGGAAGCTTATTATTTTGAGAAATAGCAAAACGCCCATGTTACCTTTATCCAGCATACATAAGGAACTGTAAACATTAAGCTATTAAGATGTAAGCGATATAAAATATCAAAGAGCGTCTGGTCAGGACGCTCATCTAAAGGAGGAAATGAAGTTTGCACTACATTTACAAGGAGGTTGATTGATTAATTAATTAGCATTTAAACGCAGTACCTACAATAATAAGTAGGATGAATAATACAACGATTAACGCGAAGCCACAACCTGGAGAGTAAGCACCTGCAACTGGTCCATAACCATAGCCATGGCATCCATATCCACCGTAGTAACCCATAATAACACCACCTTCCTTATGCGGTTAATATATATTATGTAAAAGTTAAGTAGATGAAATAGACTTGTATGGAAAGTTAAAAAAATGGGTGTTTATTAGGGGGCAGTTAGACTGTTTCAAGAAAAATATCTGAGTTACAAAAAATTGAAGTTACTCAAAATGTTTATATAGGTAGTTTTGATTCATATTATTTTCTAAAGTTGGTGGATGATGAAGAATATTATATTTTTATTAATTGTAACAATTATGGCAGGATTTTTATTCTGGTTTTGTAATATGATGACTCCTCAGCCAGGTCAATCTTCTGGCAATGGGAATCTAGCTATTTTAGCAATCCCGATCTTATGTATATTATCCTTCTTCATAGTTTTTTTATTGATTCGAATTTTCCAAACTCTTTCTATGAAATTCATTCTGTTTCCAATGAGTATGGTAACCATTGTAATTTATTGGATTGCTGCACTATTTTACCAAAGAGGTTCATACATAAACTATCGAAATATATTAGTAGAAGAAAACTTAAAGGATCGTGGGTTCGTTGATTGGGAATATATTGATACAATTACAACCTTCATGTCAATTCACATTAATAACCAATTCTTTAATTTCAACACTTATTTTGTGTTTCTTTCATTTTGTATTTTTGTTACATTGACAATTGTACTAATCAAACGATTGACCGGATCTGGTGCTCAAAAGATTTTGTAAAACTACACTGCAAAATAGTTAGGGAAGTATGTTAAGGTTAAAGGTATGAATTGGTTGTAAATTGATACTAGAAAAATGTACTTTACTTACATGAATGAGGAGAACTTGTATCAACGACATATAGAAATTGGAGAAAGAGGGTTAGTATGGAAGAGAGAAAATTTCTAAGAATTATCAACATCATTCCTATCGTAATGACTTGGCTTATGTTCATAGGTTTTTTAATCTTTATTATTTGGAATGCGGATGCCTTAAGAGAAGTAAATATGCTTTCCATTTGGGTAGTCGGTCTTATCGGTGTATTTTTTGTCGCGTTATTTGGAAGTTACAAAATATGGCAATGGATACGGGTAGGGAAGTTGTGAACGAGCCCCCATTGTTACAAATCATTGATTGAAAATAAACAAAACGAGCTAGAAGGAAGGATTCCTTTTAGCTCGTTTTTCGTTGAAAATCTTATTTCTTATATTAATGTAAAGACTATGTTAAATAACTCCTTGTACGATCATTGCATCTGCTACTTTAACAAATCCAGCAATGTTCGCACCGACCACGAGGTTACCTGGAGTACCATATTCTTCTGCAGCTTTTATACTTTCTTGATAAATGTTTTTCATAATTTCATGAAGTTTTGCATCTACTTCTTCGAAAGTCCAAGAAAGTCTCATACTATTTTGTGCCATTTCAAGAGCTGAAACAGATACTCCGCCAGCATTGGCCGCTTTAGCAGGACCAAATAATACATCCGCTTCTAAGAAAATTTCGATAGCTTCTAATGTAGAAGGCATGTTTGCACCTTCACCAATAGCTTTAACCCCATTAGTGACTAAAAGTTTAGCGGACTGCTCATTGATTTCATTTTGTGTTGCACATGGTAATGCAATATCACAAGGAATGGACCAAATGCCATTACAACCTTCTAAGAAAACAGCATCAGGATGTTCGTTGACGTATTCACTAATTCTCTTATTTTCAACTTCTTTTAACCGTTTAATCGTATCCAAGTTAATTCCGTTTTTATCGTAAATATATCCACCGGAGTCACTACAAGCAACAACTTTGGCACCTAATTGCATCGCTTTTTCCATTGCATAGATTGAGACATTTCCTGACCCAGATACGGTTACGATACTATCTTTAAAGCTTGCACCTTTGTCTTTTAACATTTCTTCAACAAAGTAAACTGTACCGTATCCAGTTGCTTCTTTTCGAGCTAAGCTTCCGCCATAACCAATGCCTTTACCTGTTAATACCCCAGCTTCATAACCACCGCGTAATTTTTTATATTGACCAAACATGTAACCAATTTCTCTTGCGCCCACCCCGATATCACCTGCAGGGACGTCGACATCTGGACCGATATATTTACTAAGCTCGGTCATAAAGCTTTGAGTGAAACGCATGATCTCAGCGTCAGTTTTACCTTTAGGGTCAAAGTCTGATCCGCCTTTTCCACCACCAATTGGTTGGCCTGTTAAAGAGTTTTTAAAGATTTGTTCAAATCCTAAAAATTTAATGATACTAGCATTTACAGATGGGTGAAATCTTAATCCGCCTTTATATGGTCCGATTGCGCTGTTGTATTGAACGCGGAAACCACGATTTACGTGAACGTTACCTTGATCGTCAACCCATGGTACTCTAAAAGTAATTAGTCTTTCTGGTTCAACAATTCTTTCAAGGATTGCTTGTTTAATGTACTGAGGATTTTTAGATAAAACAGGAACTAAAGAATCAAATACTTCTTTTACCGCCTGTAGAAATTCATTTTCGTTCGGATTTCGTTTCTTAACTGTTTCATATACTTGATTTACATAATCTTGAACCTCTTGCGTATACGCTTGTTTCATTTTCTCCATCGTTTTCATATGCCCTTACCCCCAGGTTTCTATATAATTTGTCTATAAAAATTAAAAAGTTGGTATATTTTTAATTTTTTATTTCTTGGGCTTTTTTCTGTAATCTATTTTATAATTAAACAAACAATCTAAACAATATCAAAAATCGATATAGTTCATGCTTTTTTGAGATGAATAAAAACGAGGGATGTATAGTGGAAATCAGACAAATCAAATACTTTATGGAAGTCGCAAAGCGGGAACACGTAACAGAAGCAGCCGAGGTATTACATGTAGCGCAGTCTGCAGTTAGTCGACAAATTTTTAATTTAGAAAATGAATTAGGTGTCGATTTGTTTATAAGAGAAGGACGAAGAGTGAAACTGACACCCATCGGGAATATGTTTTTAGAACGAATGAAGCATGCGATGAATGTTATTGATGACGCAACACGAGAAGTAGCTGAGTATTTAGATCCCGAGAAAGGGACGATACGTATTGCGTTTCCGATTAGTCTTGCTGCTTATACATTACCAACGGCAATTTATGCTTTTCGAAAACAATTCCCTGATGCGAAATTTCAATTAAAACAAGCGCTTTATCGTGACTTAATTGACGGAGTTGTTAAAGGAAATTATAATATGGCACTTATTGGTCCTGTTCCAATGCAGGAGAAAAAAGTCAATAGCAAAATATTATTCACGGAAAATGTTGTGGCGCTTTTGCCAATGCATCATCCACTTGCGGATAGACGTTCTTTAAAGCTAATTGAATTAAAAGACGACCCGTTTGTATTACTTCCAGAAGGGTTTGTATTTCGAGACATTGTAGTAAATGCTTGTTCTGCATTAGGGTTTCAGCCGAATGTTGCTTTTGAAGGTGATGATATAGATGCATTAAAAGGCCTAGTTTCAGCAGGACTAGGGGTAACACTTATG
This window encodes:
- a CDS encoding YjcZ family sporulation protein; translation: MGYYGGYGCHGYGYGPVAGAYSPGCGFALIVVLFILLIIVGTAFKC
- the gltD gene encoding glutamate synthase small subunit, whose amino-acid sequence is MGKATGFMEYSRQKPKEKNPVARLSDWKEYSSIFSNDMLSQQGARCMDCGTPFCHMGMELQGVTTGCPINNLIPEWNDLVYRGRWREALERLLMTNNFPEFTGRVCPAPCEGSCTVAISDPAVAIKSIERTIIDKGFENGWISPRIPEKRTGKKVAIVGSGPAGLAAADMLNQQGHSVTVYERADRPGGLLMYGIPNMKLEKEVVERRIHLLTQEGIDFVTNTEIGKDITSEELREQFDSVILCTGAQKQRDLVIEGRELNGIHFAMDYLTDVTKSLLNSNLTDGKFIDTKDKDVIVIGGGDTGADCVATALRQNCRSVVQFGKHPRLPGKRTSDNMWPAYPNVFTLEYAYEEAAAKFGDDPRQYSIQTKKIVADVSGNVKELHTIQMEKRKDEDGNCFFQEISGTEKVWPAQHVFIAIGFEGTEQPLLTQLGIETKNNKIAAAYGDYKTNVDGVFAAGDARRGQSLIVWAINEGREVAAVVNQYLNTAVAK
- a CDS encoding LysR family transcriptional regulator translates to MEIRQIKYFMEVAKREHVTEAAEVLHVAQSAVSRQIFNLENELGVDLFIREGRRVKLTPIGNMFLERMKHAMNVIDDATREVAEYLDPEKGTIRIAFPISLAAYTLPTAIYAFRKQFPDAKFQLKQALYRDLIDGVVKGNYNMALIGPVPMQEKKVNSKILFTENVVALLPMHHPLADRRSLKLIELKDDPFVLLPEGFVFRDIVVNACSALGFQPNVAFEGDDIDALKGLVSAGLGVTLMPEVTLVDSVPRSTVKIPLTEPNVTRTVGVITPKERVLLPTEQLFYEFLQEFFNRLTYFRD
- the gdhA gene encoding NADP-specific glutamate dehydrogenase; its protein translation is MKTMEKMKQAYTQEVQDYVNQVYETVKKRNPNENEFLQAVKEVFDSLVPVLSKNPQYIKQAILERIVEPERLITFRVPWVDDQGNVHVNRGFRVQYNSAIGPYKGGLRFHPSVNASIIKFLGFEQIFKNSLTGQPIGGGKGGSDFDPKGKTDAEIMRFTQSFMTELSKYIGPDVDVPAGDIGVGAREIGYMFGQYKKLRGGYEAGVLTGKGIGYGGSLARKEATGYGTVYFVEEMLKDKGASFKDSIVTVSGSGNVSIYAMEKAMQLGAKVVACSDSGGYIYDKNGINLDTIKRLKEVENKRISEYVNEHPDAVFLEGCNGIWSIPCDIALPCATQNEINEQSAKLLVTNGVKAIGEGANMPSTLEAIEIFLEADVLFGPAKAANAGGVSVSALEMAQNSMRLSWTFEEVDAKLHEIMKNIYQESIKAAEEYGTPGNLVVGANIAGFVKVADAMIVQGVI